In Helicobacter anatolicus, a single genomic region encodes these proteins:
- the ribE gene encoding riboflavin synthase, whose amino-acid sequence MFSGLIREIAKVKKMKNNILELEASYEPEIGDSIAVNGVCLTVISKKNNTFSLEISKHTQEKIALENYHENVHIEPALQMISRLDGHLVQGHIDGIGIIQNIQKNKNQMEFFIKAPQNILRLCIPHGSITIDGISLTLAEISHEGFKLIIIPHTFENTLFKTYQKQRRVNIETDMLVRSIDALLSKKDQKSWVNFDDILMSF is encoded by the coding sequence ATGTTTAGTGGATTAATACGAGAAATTGCAAAAGTCAAAAAAATGAAAAATAATATTTTGGAACTCGAAGCATCTTATGAACCAGAAATTGGTGATAGTATTGCCGTAAATGGCGTTTGTCTTACTGTTATTTCCAAAAAAAATAACACCTTTAGCTTAGAAATTAGTAAACATACGCAAGAAAAAATTGCACTAGAAAATTACCATGAAAATGTACATATAGAACCTGCGCTCCAAATGATTTCGCGTTTAGATGGTCATCTTGTACAAGGACATATAGATGGTATTGGCATTATTCAAAATATCCAAAAAAACAAAAATCAAATGGAGTTTTTTATCAAAGCACCCCAAAATATTTTGCGTCTTTGTATACCACATGGCTCCATCACAATTGATGGCATCAGCCTAACTTTAGCTGAAATTTCTCACGAAGGCTTCAAACTTATAATCATTCCACATACTTTTGAAAATACTTTGTTTAAAACATATCAAAAACAAAGAAGGGTAAATATTGAAACTGATATGCTAGTAAGAAGTATAGACGCACTCTTATCTAAAAAAGATCAAAAATCTTGGGTAAATTTTGATGATATCCTTATGAGTTTTTAA
- a CDS encoding TatD family hydrolase — MFIDTHCHLNDVQFCEDIEKVIQEALVNKVEKMIIPGADPRELHQAVLLAEKYSSVYFAVGIHPYDIDHGLLKDSLSMIEHPKCVAIGECGLDYFRLPQINQECYKKAQKDLFIEHIQIALQHDKPLILHIREASRDAYEILQQYPKARGVLHCYNADEILLDLSNRFYYGIGGVCTFKNAKRIVEILPKIPLDKILLETDAPYLTPTPYRGERNKPAYIPIIAQKVAEILEKSWEEIGELSTQNGKKIFGF; from the coding sequence ATGTTTATTGATACACATTGCCATCTTAATGATGTGCAGTTTTGTGAAGATATAGAGAAAGTAATACAAGAAGCTTTGGTAAACAAGGTGGAAAAAATGATTATTCCAGGTGCAGATCCCAGAGAGTTGCACCAAGCAGTATTGTTGGCAGAAAAATATTCTAGTGTGTATTTTGCGGTAGGAATTCATCCGTATGATATTGATCATGGTTTATTAAAAGATTCTTTAAGCATGATAGAACATCCAAAATGTGTGGCAATTGGTGAGTGTGGTTTGGATTATTTTCGACTTCCTCAAATTAATCAAGAATGCTATAAGAAAGCACAAAAAGATCTTTTTATCGAACATATTCAAATTGCTTTGCAGCATGATAAACCATTGATCTTACATATTCGTGAAGCCAGTAGGGATGCCTATGAAATTTTACAGCAATATCCTAAAGCTAGAGGGGTGTTACATTGCTATAATGCTGATGAGATTTTATTGGATCTTAGCAATCGCTTTTATTATGGCATTGGAGGCGTATGTACTTTTAAAAATGCAAAAAGAATTGTAGAGATATTACCAAAAATTCCTCTTGATAAAATTTTGTTAGAAACAGATGCGCCTTATTTGACACCAACACCTTATAGAGGAGAGCGCAATAAACCCGCTTATATTCCAATTATTGCACAAAAAGTTGCAGAAATTTTAGAAAAAAGTTGGGAGGAAATTGGGGAATTGAGTACGCAAAATGGAAAAAAGATTTTTGGATTTTGA
- a CDS encoding lytic transglycosylase domain-containing protein produces the protein MLKVLKGFFFLTFAVKIVFADFNRLSYDRYNEGVLNSFGISGSFLAKLQEKNITNPNRLHTKWDFFLEQFDNGYEFIPVLRSIMVEAGIPQEFLFLAMAESGFSVRAYSPKKAAGIWQIMPKTAKSLGLKINEYIDERRDPIKSTQAAARYLRYLYKQTGEWYLAAMAYNYGIGNLRKAIQKAGSSDIETLVNEEKKYLPKETREYIRMILEMSLAFNNYEKLQDSDKKYLLNRGAADSIVGVQVKSGTMLEYIAQQLDMSLVELKKYNRQFRYNFLPPGGGDYTVYIPYEKLSYFKQAYVPDENPNRVFVLHKIKKGDTLIGLSRKYKVSIQEIKLANQMEKIFLKVNQKIIIPVIREEYKKLANKGI, from the coding sequence ATGCTAAAGGTTTTAAAAGGCTTTTTCTTTTTGACATTTGCAGTAAAAATAGTATTTGCAGATTTTAATCGCTTGAGCTACGATCGCTATAATGAAGGAGTTTTAAACTCTTTTGGTATAAGTGGTTCTTTTTTAGCAAAGTTGCAAGAAAAAAATATTACAAATCCAAATCGTTTGCATACAAAATGGGATTTTTTCTTAGAACAATTTGATAATGGTTATGAATTTATACCAGTTTTGCGATCTATTATGGTGGAAGCAGGGATACCACAGGAGTTTTTGTTTTTAGCGATGGCAGAATCTGGTTTTTCGGTGCGTGCATATAGCCCTAAGAAAGCTGCGGGAATTTGGCAAATTATGCCAAAAACTGCAAAAAGTTTAGGACTAAAAATTAATGAGTATATTGATGAGCGTAGAGATCCGATAAAAAGTACACAAGCAGCAGCAAGGTATCTGCGTTATCTTTACAAACAGACAGGTGAATGGTATTTGGCAGCGATGGCGTATAATTATGGGATAGGGAATTTACGGAAAGCGATACAAAAAGCAGGGAGTAGTGATATTGAAACTCTTGTGAATGAGGAAAAAAAATATCTTCCTAAAGAAACGCGAGAGTATATAAGAATGATTCTAGAAATGTCTTTGGCATTTAATAATTATGAAAAATTACAAGATAGTGATAAAAAATATCTTTTAAATCGTGGTGCTGCAGATAGTATTGTTGGAGTACAAGTTAAATCAGGGACAATGTTGGAATATATTGCACAGCAACTTGATATGTCTTTGGTGGAGTTAAAAAAATATAATAGACAGTTTCGATATAATTTTTTACCACCAGGGGGTGGGGATTATACCGTTTATATTCCTTATGAAAAGCTTTCTTATTTTAAACAGGCTTATGTGCCAGATGAGAATCCTAATCGTGTTTTTGTATTGCACAAAATTAAAAAAGGTGATACTTTAATAGGTCTTTCTAGAAAATATAAAGTGAGTATTCAGGAAATAAAATTAGCCAATCAGATGGAAAAAATTTTCTTAAAAGTTAATCAAAAAATCATTATTCCAGTTATTAGAGAAGAATATAAAAAATTAGCCAATAAGGGAATTTAA
- a CDS encoding septal ring lytic transglycosylase RlpA family protein produces the protein MRQFSSFVCVVAFFLGCAPQSSYKGGVGAFKEYEGYKEWKKRGYTANYANQSFSDYKASFEGGNIPTDLFNKDSSMMVGMRESAAIQRATMRPYKIAGKWYYPSRVDIGDIFDGIASWYGPNFHDKKTSNGEIYNMHAHTAASKTLPMNTIVKVQNKENGKITIVRINDRGPFVDGRIIDLSNVAAHDIDMVDKGTAQVRLEVIGFGGMVAQNYEKKFQKDLQKSSSQLSNEFKVGASEEVFEGGDFALQVGVFKKEGGAKEIQERYSEDLKNSPNYKAEIQKDGDFYRVFVRGFKSEDEASDFGINKGLEHPIIIRE, from the coding sequence ATGAGGCAATTTTCATCTTTTGTATGCGTGGTTGCTTTTTTTTTGGGTTGTGCACCTCAGAGTTCTTATAAAGGTGGTGTTGGAGCCTTTAAAGAATATGAAGGTTATAAGGAGTGGAAAAAGAGAGGATATACTGCAAATTATGCCAATCAGTCTTTTAGCGACTATAAGGCAAGTTTTGAAGGGGGTAATATTCCTACGGATTTGTTTAATAAAGATTCTTCGATGATGGTGGGCATGCGAGAATCTGCAGCTATCCAAAGAGCAACAATGCGTCCCTACAAAATTGCTGGCAAGTGGTATTATCCCAGTAGGGTAGATATTGGTGATATTTTTGATGGTATTGCTAGCTGGTATGGTCCTAATTTTCACGATAAAAAAACCTCAAATGGTGAAATTTATAACATGCATGCACATACTGCAGCAAGCAAAACTCTTCCAATGAATACGATTGTAAAAGTACAAAATAAAGAAAATGGAAAAATTACCATTGTGCGTATTAATGATAGAGGGCCTTTTGTGGATGGTAGAATTATTGACCTTTCTAATGTTGCTGCACATGATATTGATATGGTGGATAAGGGAACTGCACAAGTAAGGTTGGAAGTAATTGGGTTTGGTGGCATGGTTGCACAAAATTATGAGAAAAAATTTCAAAAAGATCTACAAAAATCTTCAAGCCAACTTAGCAATGAATTTAAGGTTGGAGCAAGTGAAGAAGTGTTTGAGGGAGGAGATTTTGCATTGCAAGTAGGTGTGTTTAAAAAAGAGGGGGGTGCCAAAGAGATACAAGAGCGTTATAGTGAAGATTTAAAAAATTCTCCTAATTATAAAGCAGAAATTCAAAAAGATGGGGATTTTTATCGTGTTTTTGTTCGAGGTTTTAAGAGTGAAGATGAAGCCAGTGACTTTGGTATAAATAAAGGATTGGAACATCCAATTATTATAAGGGAATGA
- the hisB gene encoding imidazoleglycerol-phosphate dehydratase HisB yields MIYLERKTRETQIQMGLRIYGSGQAKVATSISFFDHMLEAFAKHSLMDLELVCKGDIEVDYHHSIEDCGIVMGQLLKKRIYPLHGVERFGNASVVMDEACVECDIDLSNRAFLFFDLARKEIDESILQGQIRDFNVELIEEWFRAVVMQGNMSVHLAIKRGRNLHHIIEAAFKAFGVALRRALSKNDSMAIPSTKGVL; encoded by the coding sequence ATGATTTATTTAGAGCGCAAGACACGAGAGACGCAAATTCAAATGGGACTCAGAATCTATGGAAGTGGGCAAGCTAAGGTTGCTACATCTATTTCTTTTTTTGATCACATGCTTGAAGCATTTGCTAAGCATTCTTTGATGGATTTAGAGCTTGTGTGTAAGGGTGATATAGAAGTGGATTATCATCATAGCATTGAGGATTGTGGGATTGTGATGGGGCAATTGTTAAAAAAAAGGATTTATCCACTTCATGGGGTAGAGCGTTTTGGTAATGCAAGTGTGGTGATGGATGAGGCTTGTGTGGAATGTGATATAGATTTAAGTAATCGTGCTTTTTTGTTTTTTGATTTAGCAAGAAAAGAGATAGATGAGAGTATTTTGCAAGGACAGATAAGGGATTTTAATGTTGAGTTGATTGAGGAATGGTTTAGGGCTGTTGTTATGCAAGGTAATATGAGTGTGCATTTAGCAATCAAAAGAGGAAGAAACTTGCATCATATTATCGAAGCTGCTTTTAAGGCTTTTGGTGTAGCGTTACGACGTGCATTGAGTAAAAATGATTCGATGGCAATTCCTAGTACAAAAGGAGTCTTATGA
- a CDS encoding KdsC family phosphatase, with translation MIELICLDVDGTLTDGKLYYSDLGMEMKAFNVHDGLGIACWLKLGKKIALISGRDAKNVQTRAQELGITECFLGIRDKKQVVLKLMEKYQLQSHQIACIGDDLNDLPMFAICGMSFTPANAAKIMHNYAKYILTANGGEGAVREMIDFLIVQEKLEGKVLEFFTK, from the coding sequence ATGATTGAGTTGATTTGTTTAGATGTTGATGGGACTTTGACAGATGGCAAGCTTTATTATTCTGATTTAGGTATGGAAATGAAAGCATTTAATGTGCATGATGGACTCGGAATTGCTTGTTGGTTAAAATTAGGTAAAAAGATAGCTTTAATTTCTGGACGTGATGCAAAAAATGTGCAGACTAGAGCGCAAGAGTTGGGAATTACAGAATGTTTCTTGGGGATTAGAGATAAAAAGCAAGTAGTATTAAAATTGATGGAGAAGTATCAATTGCAATCCCATCAAATTGCATGTATTGGTGATGATTTAAATGACTTACCGATGTTTGCAATATGTGGAATGTCTTTTACACCAGCAAATGCTGCAAAAATTATGCATAATTATGCAAAATACATACTTACTGCTAATGGTGGGGAAGGTGCAGTAAGGGAAATGATAGACTTTTTGATTGTGCAAGAAAAACTAGAAGGTAAAGTACTTGAGTTTTTTACGAAATAA
- the lptA gene encoding lipopolysaccharide transport periplasmic protein LptA, whose protein sequence is MKILFLLLFLNVAFGEFLEIVAEKFTGDNLKGVSVIEGNVDIKKGEDRLRADKVTIYTKENKLQEVYAEGNVDFIITTPDSRKIKGKSKSLRYDALQTQYHLLGDVHAQEEGKENSLNGDEVIVNKETGYMNVVGNKNKPARLIFNIDEVKKDGQGSTK, encoded by the coding sequence ATGAAAATTTTATTTTTATTGTTGTTTTTAAATGTTGCATTTGGAGAGTTTTTGGAAATAGTGGCCGAAAAATTTACAGGAGATAATCTTAAGGGGGTAAGTGTAATTGAGGGGAATGTTGATATTAAAAAAGGTGAAGATCGACTAAGGGCTGATAAGGTGACAATTTATACAAAAGAAAATAAATTGCAGGAGGTTTATGCAGAGGGGAATGTTGATTTTATAATTACAACCCCTGATTCTAGAAAAATTAAAGGAAAATCAAAAAGCTTACGATATGATGCATTGCAAACACAATATCATCTTTTAGGGGATGTGCATGCTCAAGAAGAAGGAAAGGAAAATAGTCTTAATGGTGATGAGGTAATTGTTAATAAAGAAACAGGTTATATGAATGTCGTAGGAAACAAAAATAAACCTGCACGATTAATTTTTAATATTGATGAAGTGAAAAAAGATGGTCAAGGTTCAACAAAGTAA
- the yihA gene encoding ribosome biogenesis GTP-binding protein YihA/YsxC gives MVKVQQSKFITSAKKLAQCPPEDIAEIAFLGRSNVGKSTFINLLSNHFKLAKSSSTPGKTQLINFFESIWIFKEEQYKMRFVDLPGFGYAKVAKTLKEEWKKDLWEFLNCRSTIKLFVHLVDSRHTQLEIDLQVSQMLEKLCRGDQSVLKIYTKCDKLNSNQRALLSKQGLLLSTNQNLIKSQHGGVETIRLEILKKVFGYEG, from the coding sequence ATGGTCAAGGTTCAACAAAGTAAGTTTATTACTTCAGCAAAGAAGCTTGCACAATGTCCTCCAGAAGATATTGCAGAAATTGCATTTTTGGGGCGAAGCAATGTGGGAAAAAGCACTTTTATCAATCTTTTAAGTAATCATTTTAAACTTGCTAAAAGTTCATCGACACCGGGAAAAACACAACTGATTAATTTTTTTGAAAGTATTTGGATTTTTAAAGAAGAGCAGTATAAAATGCGTTTTGTGGATTTACCAGGTTTTGGATATGCGAAGGTTGCAAAGACCTTAAAAGAAGAGTGGAAAAAAGACTTATGGGAGTTTTTAAATTGTCGAAGCACGATTAAATTATTTGTTCATTTAGTTGATAGTAGACATACGCAGTTAGAAATTGACTTACAAGTCTCTCAAATGCTAGAAAAATTATGTAGAGGTGATCAAAGTGTATTGAAAATCTATACTAAATGTGACAAACTTAATTCTAATCAAAGAGCACTTTTGTCAAAGCAAGGGTTGTTGCTTAGCACGAATCAAAATCTTATTAAAAGTCAACACGGAGGAGTGGAAACTATACGATTGGAAATTTTAAAAAAGGTGTTTGGATATGAAGGTTGA